The genomic interval CGGTGAGCGCGTTGAGCAGCCCCCAATACATGGTCGGCACGCCCGCGAAGAACGTCACGTTCTCGCTCTCGAGCAGCTTGACCGCGGCCGCGGCGTCGAAGCGGGGGAGCAGAACGAGGGTGGCGGCGGTGGCGAACCCCGCGTTCATGTTGACGGTGCTGCCGAACGAGTGGAACAGCGGCAGCACGAGCAGGTGCGTGTCGGTGGCCGGCGTGCTGCCGAACAACCGGTTGCAGGTCAGCGCGTTGAGCAGCAGGTTCGAGTGGCTGAGCTCGGCGCCCTTGGCCTGCCCGGTGGTGCCGCTGGTGTAGAGGATGACGGCCGGGTCGGTCTCGGGCAGCAGCACCGGCTCGAAGACCGGCGACCTGCCGGCCAGCCCCGCCCCCAGCGTCTCGGCGCCCTCGATCGGCGACGGCGCGGCCGGGTCGGCGGTGATCAGGAAGAACGTCTCGCAGCCGTCGGTCTGCTGGAATCCCGCGAACCCCTCTGTGCCCATCGGCAACTCCGGCGTGCCCTGGAAGCACAGGTATGCCTTGGCCTGCGAGTCCTTCAGGTGGTATGCGATCTCGCGGCCCTTCAGGAGCACGTTGAGCGGCACCACGACCGCGCCCGCCTTGAGGATGCCGTAGTAGGCGACCGGGAAGTACGGCAGGTTCGGGCAGGACAGCGCCACCTTGTCGCCGGGCCGGATGCCGCGCTCGACGAGCAGGTTCGCCACCTGGTTGGCGGCCGCGTCGACCTGGGCGTAGGTCAGACGCCGGTCACCCAGGACGACAGCCGCCCGATCGGGGTAGTTGCGGGCGCTGTCCTCGAGGAGGATCGAGAGGTTGAGCATGCGGTCGGTCCCCTTCACGGTGGTGATGTGACTGCCGTCTCATCCCAGCACGCGGCCCGGACGCGAGAAACCCTCCGTTTCGGTTTTGTTTCCCGCTGCCGACACGGGCAGCCTGCGTGACGACGCGATGGGGTTCCCGCGCGACGTCGGCCAGGGGCGCACCGGGCTGATGACGCTGATCGGCGCCCAGCCCATCGAGTGCTTCCGGGCCACCGGCAGGTTCCGCTCGTCGCACGACTCGCTGCGGCCGCCGGGTCGACCCGCCGGGCCGGCGACCATCGTCGGGCGGCCGTGACGCGGGGGGAGCCGGCCGACGTGCCGCGGTCGCCGCGGGTTGACCCCGTTTGCGGCGCAGGGTGGGTCGGCCCTCGGGTGGCGCGGGGCGGGTTGACCCGTTGCGGCGCAGGGGTGGTTCGCCCCAATTTACGCTGAAAGGGTGAAGGGGCGTCGGGACACTCGGGGCGAGAGCGTGCTCTACACGCTGGCCGTCGGCTACGAGCGGTGGGCGCGGCGCCGGGGGAGCGCGCCCGCCCGGGTGCCGGCGCTCGTCTTCGGCGCGGGCGCCGCCGCGGCGGCACTGCTGCACAGCATGGTCTTCGACCCGGACAGCCCGTTCGAGCCGCTCGGCATCCTCGACGACGACCCGGCCCGGCAGGGTGAGCGGCTGGCCGGGATCCCCGTGATCGGCACCCGGCGGGACCTCGACGAGGCCGTGGCCGGCACGGGCGCCGAGGTCGTCATCTTCGCGGTCGGCAATGCCGAGGCCGGGCTGATCCGCGACGTACGGGAACGCGCCGTCGCGGCCGGGGTGCGCCTGCTGATCGTGCCCGAGGCGAGTGAAGCCCTCGACCACGAACTCGGCGCGGCCGACGTGCGCGAGGTCCAGATCACCGATCTGCTGGGCCGCCACCGCATCGAGGCCGCCTTGCCCGAGGCAGCGCTCGCCGAGTTGCTGACCGGGCGCCGGGTGCTGGTCACCGGGGCCGG from Paractinoplanes brasiliensis carries:
- a CDS encoding long-chain-fatty-acid--CoA ligase gives rise to the protein MLNLSILLEDSARNYPDRAAVVLGDRRLTYAQVDAAANQVANLLVERGIRPGDKVALSCPNLPYFPVAYYGILKAGAVVVPLNVLLKGREIAYHLKDSQAKAYLCFQGTPELPMGTEGFAGFQQTDGCETFFLITADPAAPSPIEGAETLGAGLAGRSPVFEPVLLPETDPAVILYTSGTTGQAKGAELSHSNLLLNALTCNRLFGSTPATDTHLLVLPLFHSFGSTVNMNAGFATAATLVLLPRFDAAAAVKLLESENVTFFAGVPTMYWGLLNALTDDVDVERIAGNMRVAVAGGSSLPVEIIKAVKERFGVTILEGYGLSETSPVATFSKPGAEPRPGSIGVPIWGVEVKLIDTDWNTIEGSDEIGEIAIRGHNIMRGYFNRPEATAEVMRDGWFRSGDLGRRDKDGYFYIVDRAKDMIIRGGFNVYPREIEEVLITHEAVSLAAVIGVPHPSLGEEVKAFVILNPGATVTEQELVEWGKEQMAAYKYPRIVSIVESLPMTATGKLLKRELS